Proteins from a genomic interval of Acetobacterium woodii DSM 1030:
- a CDS encoding L-threonylcarbamoyladenylate synthase: MIEKMKTKIVCIETLDRTAEKNLNDLASLIKNGGTVVFPTETVYGLGADALNPQAIKKIFAAKGRPDDNPLIVHIADLNDVQRLVAEIPEKAKTLMKVFWPGPLTIIMEKAAVIPTEVTAGLNTVGVRFPDHPIAQAFIKTAGCPIAAPSANRSGRPSPTQGKHVLEDLDGRVDGIILSSDAELGLESTVIDMTIDPPVVLRPGDITLAELREVLGEVKVSTNVTENVIPEKVSSPGMKYTHYSPNGDLVVVKGTATEIREKIIKLLSNYKGKPMTIGVLASNETMADYQEGLIISLGSQSDPGEMAKNLFARLRTFDELGVEKIYAEDIPLNNETLALINRLYKAAGYTFI; encoded by the coding sequence ATGATTGAAAAAATGAAAACAAAGATAGTTTGTATCGAAACGCTTGATCGAACGGCAGAAAAAAACTTAAACGATTTGGCCAGCCTTATCAAAAACGGGGGAACGGTGGTATTTCCGACCGAAACCGTTTATGGATTGGGTGCGGATGCCTTAAATCCGCAAGCCATCAAAAAAATATTTGCCGCTAAAGGAAGGCCGGATGATAATCCGCTGATTGTTCATATCGCCGATTTGAATGACGTGCAACGATTGGTTGCCGAGATTCCCGAAAAAGCGAAAACGTTGATGAAGGTATTTTGGCCCGGGCCATTGACAATAATTATGGAAAAAGCAGCCGTTATCCCAACTGAGGTAACAGCAGGTTTGAACACAGTCGGGGTCCGTTTTCCTGACCACCCCATTGCTCAGGCATTTATAAAAACGGCGGGATGTCCGATTGCAGCGCCCAGTGCCAATCGATCGGGACGGCCCAGTCCAACTCAGGGTAAGCATGTGCTTGAAGATCTGGATGGACGGGTGGACGGGATTATTTTATCATCGGATGCCGAACTGGGTTTAGAATCAACCGTTATTGATATGACGATCGATCCTCCGGTGGTACTCAGACCAGGGGATATCACGCTGGCGGAATTGCGAGAAGTTTTGGGTGAGGTGAAGGTTTCCACCAATGTTACTGAAAATGTAATACCAGAGAAAGTATCCTCTCCGGGGATGAAATATACCCATTATTCACCTAATGGTGATTTGGTGGTAGTTAAGGGAACCGCGACCGAGATCCGCGAAAAAATTATCAAACTCTTGTCGAATTACAAAGGAAAACCAATGACTATCGGGGTGCTGGCAAGCAATGAAACGATGGCTGATTATCAGGAAGGCTTGATTATCTCGTTAGGAAGTCAAAGTGATCCCGGTGAGATGGCTAAAAATCTGTTTGCCCGGTTACGGACATTTGATGAGCTGGGGGTTGAGAAAATTTATGCCGAGGATATCCCGCTGAATAATGAAACATTGGCGTTGATAAATAGGTTGTACAAAGCGGCAGGTTACACATTTATATAA
- the rpiB gene encoding ribose 5-phosphate isomerase B gives MKIAIGSDHGGLSLKEVIKPFLVEQGHEVVDFGTATTDSCDYPIYGERVGEAVSFGDCERGIAICGTGLGISMAVNKVPGIRGALCTNEFMAEMSRAHNDANVLVLGARVLGEGLALRIVAVWLATEFAGDRHQRRIDEITAIEKKYSK, from the coding sequence ATGAAAATTGCAATTGGTTCAGATCATGGCGGATTAAGTCTAAAAGAAGTGATTAAACCATTTTTGGTCGAGCAGGGGCATGAGGTGGTTGATTTTGGAACCGCCACAACAGACTCCTGTGACTATCCCATCTATGGGGAGCGGGTTGGCGAAGCGGTAAGTTTTGGTGATTGTGAACGGGGGATCGCTATTTGCGGAACCGGCTTAGGAATTTCGATGGCGGTTAATAAGGTGCCGGGAATTCGTGGGGCTTTATGCACCAATGAATTTATGGCCGAAATGTCCCGGGCGCATAATGATGCCAACGTATTGGTACTGGGAGCTCGGGTATTAGGCGAAGGTTTGGCGTTGCGGATTGTGGCAGTTTGGCTGGCAACAGAGTTTGCCGGAGACCGTCATCAACGGCGGATCGACGAGATTACAGCGATCGAAAAAAAATATTCAAAATAG
- a CDS encoding AtpZ/AtpI family protein: MKRGQEKPYKYLAMISQVGILVIVPVGMMIFIGKVLDFYFHTGNLVVIILAVLGVMAGLRNLYVMPLRMNERALKIAQENKTEEEKENDRKRAQAYRDQVKKEDNERDENDEDF, translated from the coding sequence ATGAAACGCGGACAAGAAAAACCGTATAAATACCTTGCGATGATTTCACAAGTCGGAATTTTGGTCATTGTTCCCGTTGGAATGATGATTTTCATTGGCAAAGTTCTGGATTTTTACTTTCATACCGGAAATTTAGTGGTGATTATTTTAGCGGTTTTGGGTGTGATGGCCGGTTTGAGAAACTTATATGTGATGCCATTGCGGATGAATGAACGGGCACTGAAAATAGCCCAGGAGAATAAAACCGAAGAAGAAAAAGAAAATGACAGAAAACGAGCACAAGCATATCGAGATCAGGTAAAAAAGGAAGATAACGAACGTGATGAAAACGATGAAGATTTTTAA